A segment of the Niveibacterium umoris genome:
GCCAAGAACGAGTGCAAGGGCCAGAATTCCTGCAAGGGCCAAGGCTGGACAAAGACCAAAACTGCCGCCGAATGCACCAAGGCTGGCGGCAAGGTCGACAAGTCCTGAGCCTGAATCGGGGCCGGCGCAGTATCACCGGCCCTTCTTCACATCAAACCCGCCTGACCTGGAGTCTCCATGAATCGCGCCTTGCACGGATTCGGACTTGGCCTGCGCGTCGAGCACTATCGTGACTTCGTCGACACCCGGCCAGCGGTCGACTGGCTCGAGATCATCTCCGAAAACTACATGGTGCCGGGCGGCAAACCGCTGCACTTTCTCGACACGATCCGCCGCGACTATCCGATGGTGATGCACGGCGTTTCGCTTTCGATTGGGTCGGCCGATCCACTCGACCGCAAATACCTCGGCGAGCTCAAGGCCCTGGCGGACCGTGTGCAACCGGCGTGGATTTCGGACCACCTATGCTGGACCGGCGTCGATCACCATAACCTGCACGACCTGGTGCCGATGCCCTACACCGAAGCCGCGCTGCAACACCTGTGCGAGCGCATCGATCAGGTGCAGAGCTTCCTCGGCCAACAGATCCTGCTCGAAAACGTGTCGAGTTACGTCGCCTTCGCGCAGGACGAAATGAGCGAGTGGGACTTCGTCGCCGAGATCGCCCGCCGCGCCGATTGCCTGCTTTTGCTCGACGTTAACAACGTTTACGTCAGCAGCATCAACCACGGCTTTGATGCCCGGCGCTACATCGACGCGATGCCGGCATCACGGGTCCGACAGATTCACCTCGCAGGCCATGAGGACCACGGCGACTTCCTGATCGACACGCACGACCACCCAGTGTGCGATCCGGTCTGGACCCTCTACGACTACACCCTGCGCCGCGTCGGCGCGGTGCCGACGATGATTGAACGCGACGATCACATTCCGCTTCTGGCTGAACTGCTCGCCGAACTCGATCATGCACGTGAGGTTTCGCGCCTTGCATTGGGGCAACACGAGGCGGTGACCGCATGAACACGCTGCACCAGACCCAATGTACCTTCCAACAGGCGATCCTGACACGGCGGCTTCCCGATGGTTTGCTGGCCGATAGCACCGGCACTGCCGC
Coding sequences within it:
- a CDS encoding DUF692 domain-containing protein, with amino-acid sequence MNRALHGFGLGLRVEHYRDFVDTRPAVDWLEIISENYMVPGGKPLHFLDTIRRDYPMVMHGVSLSIGSADPLDRKYLGELKALADRVQPAWISDHLCWTGVDHHNLHDLVPMPYTEAALQHLCERIDQVQSFLGQQILLENVSSYVAFAQDEMSEWDFVAEIARRADCLLLLDVNNVYVSSINHGFDARRYIDAMPASRVRQIHLAGHEDHGDFLIDTHDHPVCDPVWTLYDYTLRRVGAVPTMIERDDHIPLLAELLAELDHAREVSRLALGQHEAVTA